The region GAATGAAACGTTGATTTCCAATAACTTCTAAAGGGAATATTTAACGTCCATGTCAAAATGTGATCATACTGTAAATTTAACAACATATTTGGAGCAACCTGTGTGTTGGAATAACACGTTTGTTAAAGCTATACGGGAAATATATCTGTTTTCATTGACCAAATATTTTCCTCTAGTTTTGAATATAATTCATAGTGCGTTCATAGAACGTGAAAATGCGCATTCATTTATATCATGGAAGGAAAGCAACATGCAGATCTCGAGATTGGTCTACTGGCTACTAGCACAAGTAATAAATATTCATAGACAAGCGAGGCGCGCTGAGGGCTGGCGCCTGCGCTCTTCTACGGTTGTAACTGCAACTCTGCCGTTTTCCGGTTGTAGCGATTGTTAACAAATGTCAGATACAGTCAACTGAACAAATGAAGTCAATGTGAACCAAACTGAAACGATAAGCTTTCCCTATTCTGTATGTTATGGGGTTCATGAGAGCCCATGCACGCCGTTGGCTACACCGTCTGTCATTCAGACATCTTTACATGGAGACGGGAAGATTTCCATGtcagctattttgtaaatggagAATCTCAACTATGGAATTTACCAGTGATATATATTTCGTTTACATTCCAAAATGTAAACCAAATGTCATTAAATGAGCCGTAAACACAtttaaaatacataaataatatAATTGACATTTTACATAAAACAGACACATTGTCAATTTGGTGTTTTGGTTACAGAATAAAAGTCAACAAAGAATATTTGAAGATAGGAAACAAGCGGAGATTTTTTTAAAAATGGTTGTAgtcctgttgtgttcgttttgTTGTTAGATTACCACGATTAAGCATATTGTGTGATTGTTAAGGCACCTCTTGCATTATTGCTAGTTGGAgggttaaaccctaaccctacacaaACAACTTGCACTTGAGTAACTTAATGGAACCTCTGAATATACATATTTCTTTATTGTCCTGTTTGTGTGGCAATTATATTTGTACATGGGAGACCCTGGTGGTCTCACAGTTCTTCAGGACACTGCGTTTTAATTCGGCCTCGCCATGTACTGCATGTGCTGCTTCGTCGAGCCTGTTGTGCGATGTTATAAAGCTACGTTACGATTTGGCAACATCTAATAATATTACAAAGATACATTTTAGGCCTATATGTGTTATCTCCATGGGACATTTAAGACCAGAGTCGATATTGATTTATATCTCTGCCTTCTGGCTTTGTCAGAAAATGCAGGAAACGATAAGGACAGGTCTTTTCAAAACAAAATGAATCCCATTGTATGAATCAAAACATATgtttggatatatatatatagtctccgcGGCATTTCTATTGGGTCTAACGGTGCGTGAATGAAAACGTATCAACACTATAACCTGATAGATAGTGTTAAATAGAGTCGAAAAAGCCACTTTAGTACCATCATTCATTTATCTAAAAAATTAATAGCCCATGCAAAGAAAATATGAATACATTTCAAACAGATCACCTCAGATATCATGCATTTCCGCCAttccaatcacacacacacacacacacacactctctctctctctctctctctctctctctctcgctctctctctctctctctctctgtggactGTGACTGATGATTGATCATTATGCAATACTACATTGTTTGCAGTCTATTTAGCTTCGGCTTTTATTTTAGAATTGTTTCATTTTTCGTCCGTTCCAATGTGTCATGTTGTCAGCTGCAGACTGACAGATCTACGGGAACATTGTATTCTGTGTCGCCTAGCCCAGCGCACTGGCAGTGTTAACCACGCAGGCCAGGCTTGTGATCACTGGCGTCTGTCTGTTGACGTGAACCCTGCCTAATGGTCCGGTCAACCAGGCTGCACCACGGAACAAAGACTACAACACTGACTCGAGAAATCCCAACACTTCCTCAACACTAGACTATGGCATCCATCCGACACAGCTAGCTACGGGAAACTGAATAACACCGATAACAATTAAGTAACAACATAAACAATTTCGTTTTACTCTGACTGAGAAGTAGAACTGTCACTATTCATCTTTTCGATTCTCACATTACTCGAGGGCAATGGCTGGGATGTTACTTTTGGATAAAAGGGACACAAGAACAGGGGAAATCGAATTACGTCACATTAATTCGTATTACAGAATTTGATTCTGCAAGCCTAAAAAGGCAAGCATGATGTGATTTAGAATTCTACGCTTTAATAAGCGTATAATGCATCCTGGTTTTACCCTAATAAGTTGGTCCAAATATGTCCCTTTATCGATGTGTTATGAAATATTTTAGTCCtatattttagtcattttaatTCTTTAGGCCTACGTTTAGTATTATAATTAATTTGTTCTTTAGAATAACTCCTATGTAATGGTTTAATAAAGACCTGGTCATCTATTTACgtgttttgtttttgttatgCATGAGTGAGTGTATACAAAGATAATCACACGTCATTCATTTTGGGATCCAGTCATGGGCCTATTTAAACAACATGTAGGCTTTGAGAAACAAAAATATGGAAAAGGCAAATAGTTGGTTGTAGTTTTAATCCTTTAATATAGTACGAAATGTAACCAAACATTTTTTGCAAACTAAATTTTACATACTAGCGCATTTCTCCATAAATACCGATCATTTCTAACATGTGTTACCCTTTACATGCAGATAAATATGGAAAATTTAGCTATTTACATGTAGGTAATACTTCCTTGACATTATCAAGGTAATGAACAAATAGTTGTTATATTTTATCACGAAGGCCTACATAAACAGACGACACGGAGTTTCAGGCTTTCACTATACACGATTTATCGACATGACATTAACTAACAGCAATGGTAAGTACTGTGCTACTCCAACTGGACCGTAGACGAAATGTTTCACCAAATACAAAAGCACATTAATAGACTAATAGTCGGTAAGGTCGATATAGTGGAGACGGTAGTTATACTTAGTAATTCACATTTGGTACACATCAACTACAACATTCTGTTCAATCAACACTAGTCATCGCAATATTATTGGTAAAACCATTTTCATTTTCCATATATCTAGGGACCACATTTGCACAAATCCGTTAAACTGTTATATAagtatttacaaaataaaatatgaCATTTTTGAACTGGGAATCTTTATGTACAACAAAACCCAAATCAGGCCACGACCCGCAGATAGCATGCATTGAGATCTCTTGTGTGCAGTCTTTCAAAAAAGAGTCAGGAAAAATGCCGTTAACTTGGTAGCTGGCTTTGCACCTTGTCCatgcatcactctctctctctctctttctctttagccGTTAACCAACCATTTTGGCTTCCTCGTTTTTTTCTCGGTCCTCGCGTTATAGGCTGACTTTCAAAGTCTTTGATTCCAGTCCTATTTCTGCAGGCTTTGTGAAAATATTTTACACGTACCATTCATTAAAATTTGACGACAGCGTGGTGTGGTGACTGGTCGTGTGGTGTACTGTCGAGGCTGCCGGTGATATGGAACTGGAGTTATGGTTCTCTGTGGACGGAGACACGATGGTGGGCGGCGTGGACGATTCGTACCCGGAACTGGCCGCTGGCGACGGTTGAGGTCCTTGCGTGGTAGCCTCGTGAACCTGCAAGACAGTGAAAAACAATACTTAACATTTTACAGTGTAGAATTCATAGACTGGCATGCTTTCTAGAAATATGCAGGCTTCCAGTTTGATTCTTAATTGTGAGAATAAGAAATAATAATAGCTTAATTAAATGTTCACGATAAACCACTTTAAATGTCCAGACATTAAAATGTATGATGCAATATTTTGGATATGACAACAGAGAGGCTCTATGAAGACACAACAGGTATTTGCATTTGGTGCATGGCGTCTCCCTGCTGTTTCTGTGTTCGTGTTTGCTGGAATGTAGGCTATTGCAATGTTATGCATGCACTTTCATTCTCGAAAGGGTGTAGGAATTAAAAATATACATTATAAATAAAATGGAATATAACATGTAAAAGTAAACCCAATATTGACCTTCATGTGTTTCCGCAGAGAGCTGGGATGTGTGTAGGACTTGTCGCACATCTTGCAGAGATAAGGCTTGTCAGAAGTGTGGACGTGCATGTGTTTCTTCCGGTCGCTGCTGTTAGCAAACCGCCTGTCGCAGCCATCAAACTCACACTTGAAAGGCTTCTCAcctaaacaaatatatatatatatatatttagatattttttttaaatgttacacAATAGAAATATAAATACGTACATATTCCAATTTAACATGAACATTTCAGTGTGGTGGGGGAATTTAGGCTACCACCACATTCAACATGACAAAACATTATCTTCAGGTATATTACAGCATTCGTTTTTTTTTCATGGGCTACCAACATATATTAAATTGCTGTAGGCTATGTATTCATTAATATTTTGTTGTGATGACACGTTTACTTGTACCGCTAAGATAAACAATGCAACAGCATGTCACATTGTCCTATTTCACAACCTATTGAATTCAAAAAAGTACAGAATAGGAACACTAGGCTATAGTGGCACATGACTAAATCAAGCAATTTGTATTAGTATTTCAACAAACATAATCAAAACATTGAACTTATAGTAGCATAACATGTATTACGCAAACAGCTTTTGGAGTGGATATTGTGATCGTGCTTTTGATTCTTACCTGTGTGAGTCCTCTTGTGGATCTTCAGGTTCTCCGATCGGGCAAACACTTTTCCACAGCCGGGGAAGGGACATGGGAAtggtttctctccggtgtgtaCTCTGATATGATTTACAAGTTTGTATTTGGCTTTGAACGGTTTTCCTTCTCGGACGCACTCTTCCCAGAAGCAGATATGGTTAGACTGCTCCGGTCCACCGACATGCTCCACTGTCAGGTGGGTCACGAGCTCGTGCATCGTGCTGAAAGTTTTGTTGCAAGCCTTTTTGGGGTTCGACAACTGTTCGGGCTCGACCCACTTACAGATGAGCTCTTGTTTGATGGGCTGCCTCATGTATCGGAAAAAGGCCCCTGCCCCGTGGTGAGCCGCCATGTTCATGTTCATAGGGCCATAgccatgcagctgggaggaggcGTAGTGGTCGGAGCGGGGGCTCGTAACGTGGGCATACTGGTCAGCCCGGCCGTACATGTCCCCGGTAAAGCCAAGGCGCATCTGGCTGTTGACGACATTAGATGACGCATGGCTGGCGGCTTGCTCGTGGAGTCCGGGGAAGAGCAGGTGCCCGGTGGCATCGGAGTGTCCATGTGGCCCTGCAAAACTTCCCGCTGCGGAGGCAAACAGGCTGTGCTGCGCGCTGGTTGCGTCTCCGAAGCCCCGGTTTCTGAAGAGAAAGTCACGGGTGGAGTTGAATGCTGCCGTGGAGTAGGAGCTGACGTGTGtcgggtggtggtggtgacccAGAGCGGCAGCAGCATAGCCGGGAGCCTGGGAGGAGAACGCCGTCTGGCCGGAGCTAAGGTCGTGGGAGCTGTGGTTGATTTTAAAAGCGCCCATACCGTCTGCGAATGGATTTATCCCCAAAGCCACTTCTCGTTCTGTTACTTCGCCTGTTGAGTGATGCCTTGAGGAGCCAAACGTAGTGACTCCTATGGTGGGGTACTGGGGTCCTGCGTCCAGCAGCATCTTCCGTCAGTCTACAACTCAATGAGGCAACTGAGAGCAGGAATTAAAAATCATGCACAGATATTCTTCTgacctctatacctctctctctctctgctctgcaacAAAAATA is a window of Oncorhynchus mykiss isolate Arlee chromosome 11, USDA_OmykA_1.1, whole genome shotgun sequence DNA encoding:
- the LOC110535166 gene encoding zinc finger protein ZIC 1, with amino-acid sequence MLLDAGPQYPTIGVTTFGSSRHHSTGEVTEREVALGINPFADGMGAFKINHSSHDLSSGQTAFSSQAPGYAAAALGHHHHPTHVSSYSTAAFNSTRDFLFRNRGFGDATSAQHSLFASAAGSFAGPHGHSDATGHLLFPGLHEQAASHASSNVVNSQMRLGFTGDMYGRADQYAHVTSPRSDHYASSQLHGYGPMNMNMAAHHGAGAFFRYMRQPIKQELICKWVEPEQLSNPKKACNKTFSTMHELVTHLTVEHVGGPEQSNHICFWEECVREGKPFKAKYKLVNHIRVHTGEKPFPCPFPGCGKVFARSENLKIHKRTHTGEKPFKCEFDGCDRRFANSSDRKKHMHVHTSDKPYLCKMCDKSYTHPSSLRKHMKVHEATTQGPQPSPAASSGYESSTPPTIVSPSTENHNSSSISPAASTVHHTTSHHTTLSSNFNEWYV